DNA from Pontibacter deserti:
CTGGTAAGCGACATGCTTGCCGTGCTTCAGCGCGAAAGCCGCATTCTGGTAGACGATGACAGGTATACGCTTAACCTGAAGGTAGAAATTATTACCGGCAGGGTAGATATGGCCAATAACAAGTACGCTTATATTGTATCGGAACAGACCGAAGACGATGTGCGCGTATTTAGAGAGCACCTGAACTATGCCATGGACGGCGACCTGGTAAAAGTAGAAGTGCTGCCAACCTACGAAGGCGGACGAGCCGAAGGTATAGTGGTAGAAATTCTGGAACGCCGCCGCGAAGAACTGGTAGGTATTATACAACTGTCGAAGAATTTCGGCTTTGTTGTGCCGGATTTCAAGAAGCTATACTTTGATATTTTCGTGGGTGAGCGTGGGCTGAACGGGGCTAATAACGGAGACAAGGTACTGGTTAAAATTACTGAATGGCCCGATAAACCTGGCAAGAACCCAACCGGCGAAGTAACACGCGTGTTTGGTCCGGCTGGGGAGCACGAAGCCGAGATCCATTCCATTATGGCCGAATTTGGCTTGCCTTTCGAGTTCCCGGAGTCGGTAGAAGAAGAAGCGGAAAGTATATCCGACAAGATCACACAGGAAGAAATTAACAAGCGTCGTGACTTCAGGGATGTAACCACTTTTACCATTGACCCTGTTGATGCCAAAGACTTTGATGATGCCTTATCGATACAGAAGCTGGATAATGGTAACTGGGAGATAGGCGTGCATATTGCCGATGTGACCCATTACGTGCACCCAAAAACAGTACTGGAAAAAGAAGCTTTCCACAGAGCCACGTCGGTTTACCTTGTGGATAGAACAGTGCCAATGTTGCCTGAACGCCTCTCAAACGGGCTTTGCTCACTCAGACCAAACGAAGAGAAGCTGACTTTCTCAGCTGTTTTTGAGCTCGATGATGAAGGTAAAGTATACAGCGAATGGTTTGGCCGTACAGTCATTTACTCAGACCGCCGCTTTACTTACGAGGAAGCACAGGAGCGCATTGAGACCGGCGAAGGCGACTTTGTAGAAGAGATACTTACCCTGAACAGTATCGCCAAAAAGCTGCAGGCGAAACGCTTTAAGAACGGAGCCATCAGTTTCGAAACGATAGAGGTTAAGTTTAAGCTTGATGATAATGGCAAGCCGCTTTACATTTATGTAAAAGAGCGTAAAGATGCCCATAAGCTGATCGAAGAATTTATGCTGCTGGCAAACAAAAAGGTAGCTGAGTTTGTGTATAACCAGGGCAAAGGCAAAAAGCGCCCAACTATGGTTTACCGTACGCACGGCGCCCCTGACCCGGATAAGCTAAGCACTTTCTCTCTATTTGCCCGCAAGTTTGGTTATAAGGTAGATGTGGAA
Protein-coding regions in this window:
- the rnr gene encoding ribonuclease R, whose amino-acid sequence is MRGNRDNTGGRGKGRSDKGGSRRGESSARKDGAPRNESSSRKESTGGGSRRSGDRRESSGRRDGGRDRSAKGMVLELFSKNPDTEFTLRQIYRRLGVVDKKGRELVSDMLAVLQRESRILVDDDRYTLNLKVEIITGRVDMANNKYAYIVSEQTEDDVRVFREHLNYAMDGDLVKVEVLPTYEGGRAEGIVVEILERRREELVGIIQLSKNFGFVVPDFKKLYFDIFVGERGLNGANNGDKVLVKITEWPDKPGKNPTGEVTRVFGPAGEHEAEIHSIMAEFGLPFEFPESVEEEAESISDKITQEEINKRRDFRDVTTFTIDPVDAKDFDDALSIQKLDNGNWEIGVHIADVTHYVHPKTVLEKEAFHRATSVYLVDRTVPMLPERLSNGLCSLRPNEEKLTFSAVFELDDEGKVYSEWFGRTVIYSDRRFTYEEAQERIETGEGDFVEEILTLNSIAKKLQAKRFKNGAISFETIEVKFKLDDNGKPLYIYVKERKDAHKLIEEFMLLANKKVAEFVYNQGKGKKRPTMVYRTHGAPDPDKLSTFSLFARKFGYKVDVEGDISEELNNLTEELEGKPEQSVLQNLAIRTMAKAKYSTEPEGHFGLAFAHYSHFTSPIRRYPDMMAHRLLQHYLDGGPSVEKEEYEARCQHSSEMEKRAADAERASIKYKQVEFMKDTIGNQYKGIVSGVTEWGIFVEIEENKCEGMVRLSSLNDDYYELDANNYRIIGRQSKRIISFGDEVMVEVISANLNDRTIDLELVETLKTH